Proteins encoded by one window of Deinococcus fonticola:
- the odhB gene encoding 2-oxoglutarate dehydrogenase complex dihydrolipoyllysine-residue succinyltransferase — protein sequence MAEIKVPVFSESVSEGTLLTWHKKPGEAVKRGEVLAEIETDKVVLEVTALQDGVLQSIAKQEGDTVLSEEVLGVVGEGTGAAPTAAAAATTAPAGTPATDLTAGPVPTEQSAGGTATHPDDLTRAPATERREDLSPAVRKIITEKGLNPGEVPATGPRGNITKADAMGATAPAAAAQATPAASSIQPAATVPAGARPEQRVPMTRIRARIAERLKEVQNTAALLTTFNEVNMQPSMDLRKKYQDQFVKKHGVKLGFMSLFVRAATEALKAFPVVNASVDGKEVIYHGYYDVGIAVASDRGLVVPILRDTDGMGLADIEKAIAAYAEKARSGKLTMEDMAGGTFSITNGGTFGSMMSTPIINAPQSAILGMHNIIERPIAQNGQVVIAPMMYIALSYDHRIIDGKEAVQFLVMVKNLLEDPARLLLDL from the coding sequence CCGGCGAAGCCGTCAAGCGCGGCGAGGTGCTGGCCGAGATCGAGACCGACAAGGTGGTGCTGGAAGTCACGGCGCTGCAAGACGGCGTGCTGCAGAGCATTGCCAAGCAGGAAGGCGACACGGTGCTCAGCGAGGAAGTGCTGGGCGTCGTGGGCGAGGGAACGGGCGCCGCCCCGACCGCCGCCGCAGCCGCCACCACAGCCCCAGCCGGCACGCCGGCCACCGACCTGACGGCCGGCCCTGTCCCGACCGAGCAGAGCGCCGGGGGCACGGCCACCCACCCCGACGACCTGACGCGCGCGCCCGCCACCGAGCGCCGTGAAGACCTGTCGCCCGCCGTGCGTAAGATCATCACCGAGAAGGGCCTGAACCCCGGCGAAGTGCCTGCCACCGGCCCCAGGGGCAACATCACGAAAGCGGACGCGATGGGCGCCACCGCACCTGCGGCGGCTGCCCAGGCGACTCCCGCGGCCTCCAGCATTCAGCCCGCCGCCACCGTGCCCGCTGGGGCCCGCCCAGAGCAACGCGTACCCATGACGCGTATTCGCGCCCGCATCGCCGAACGCCTGAAGGAAGTGCAGAACACCGCCGCGCTGCTGACCACCTTCAACGAAGTGAACATGCAGCCCAGCATGGACTTGCGCAAGAAATACCAGGATCAGTTCGTGAAGAAGCACGGCGTGAAACTGGGCTTCATGAGCCTGTTCGTGCGCGCCGCCACCGAGGCCCTGAAGGCCTTCCCAGTCGTGAACGCCAGCGTGGACGGCAAGGAAGTCATTTACCACGGGTACTACGACGTGGGCATTGCCGTCGCTTCGGACCGTGGCCTGGTGGTGCCGATCCTGCGTGACACCGACGGGATGGGCCTGGCCGACATCGAGAAGGCCATTGCTGCCTACGCCGAGAAGGCCCGCAGCGGCAAGCTGACCATGGAGGACATGGCGGGCGGCACCTTCAGCATCACCAACGGCGGGACGTTCGGCAGCATGATGAGCACGCCCATCATCAACGCGCCGCAAAGCGCCATTCTGGGCATGCACAACATCATCGAGCGGCCCATCGCGCAAAACGGCCAGGTCGTGATTGCCCCGATGATGTACATCGCCCTGTCCTACGACCACCGCATCATCGACGGCAAGGAAGCGGTGCAGTTCCTGGTCATGGTGAAGAACCTGCTCGAAGACCCGGCCCGTTTGCTGCTTGACCTGTAA
- a CDS encoding GNAT family N-acetyltransferase, with protein MNVLELMRMQARTLYEVDEQQRLRRVPDLTAPQTEWEQAPRFFLGRTPAGNIWHVRHDLPSDLMNKLDALGRTETPLQAGSEPGLAAQVRALLGGGEEWRGPAYLLPAQAGIGQTGTGQALEITLETAHLLLPNFPGTAERARKGHNGPFTAVIEHGQAVAVCSSVRQSGAAAEAGVFTLEGWRGQGYAAQVTALWANLVRAQGRLPLYSTSWENTASQAMAHRLNGQWFGEDWSIK; from the coding sequence GTGAATGTCCTGGAACTGATGCGGATGCAGGCCCGAACGCTGTACGAAGTGGATGAACAGCAGCGCCTACGCCGCGTTCCCGACCTGACCGCTCCCCAGACCGAATGGGAGCAGGCCCCACGTTTCTTTCTGGGCCGCACGCCAGCCGGAAACATCTGGCATGTCCGACATGACCTGCCCAGTGACCTCATGAATAAGCTGGACGCGCTGGGCCGCACCGAAACCCCGCTGCAAGCCGGTTCGGAACCCGGCCTGGCCGCGCAGGTTCGGGCGCTGCTGGGTGGGGGAGAGGAGTGGCGCGGCCCGGCATATCTGCTGCCCGCACAAGCCGGCATAGGGCAAACTGGAACAGGGCAGGCCTTAGAGATAACTCTGGAGACCGCGCACCTGCTTCTGCCGAACTTTCCCGGAACGGCAGAACGCGCCCGCAAAGGCCACAACGGCCCTTTTACGGCGGTGATCGAGCACGGGCAGGCGGTGGCGGTGTGTTCCAGCGTGCGCCAGAGCGGTGCCGCAGCCGAGGCGGGCGTGTTCACCCTGGAAGGGTGGCGGGGCCAGGGGTACGCCGCGCAGGTGACCGCCCTGTGGGCGAATCTGGTGCGGGCACAGGGCCGGCTGCCGCTCTACAGCACCAGCTGGGAGAACACCGCATCGCAGGCCATGGCGCACAGACTGAACGGGCAGTGGTTCGGGGAGGACTGGTCGATTAAATAG
- a CDS encoding roadblock/LC7 domain-containing protein has product MTNPVYNLIAQALTGSVSSRAAETMLQAAMKEAGLSADSVTPADMQDLLNGPLLTRLSAALPPQRAREEVTLISRQLERKYPKAPTLFTDVGSLAAWDDTIISPINPVHDGFELSEDDFEFDDPDFGGTLEQRAFDLNSEKGQEELIQHLGRMQGVQSVMISSRAGQVLKFKAMRDPKGLGSVMTATALLFQKRQLKLMSVDLGAQTVCMRPLGPYSVAVVAGAQVNVGRLLAELQQVEASA; this is encoded by the coding sequence ATGACTAATCCGGTTTACAACTTGATCGCTCAGGCCCTGACAGGCAGCGTGTCCTCCAGGGCCGCCGAGACCATGCTTCAGGCCGCCATGAAGGAAGCGGGGCTGTCCGCCGATTCGGTGACGCCCGCCGACATGCAAGACCTCCTGAACGGGCCGCTGCTGACGCGCCTGAGTGCCGCGCTGCCGCCCCAGCGTGCCCGCGAGGAAGTCACGCTGATTTCCCGGCAACTGGAGCGCAAGTACCCCAAGGCCCCCACGCTGTTCACGGACGTGGGGTCGCTGGCCGCCTGGGACGACACCATCATCTCGCCCATCAACCCGGTGCACGACGGCTTCGAACTTTCGGAGGACGATTTCGAGTTCGACGATCCGGATTTCGGCGGAACGCTGGAGCAGCGGGCCTTCGACCTGAACAGCGAGAAGGGCCAGGAGGAGTTGATTCAGCACCTGGGACGCATGCAGGGCGTGCAGAGCGTCATGATTTCCAGCCGCGCCGGGCAGGTGCTGAAGTTCAAGGCCATGCGTGACCCCAAGGGGCTAGGCAGCGTCATGACCGCTACGGCCCTGCTGTTTCAGAAACGGCAGCTGAAGCTGATGTCGGTGGATCTGGGGGCCCAGACAGTGTGTATGCGCCCGCTGGGGCCGTATAGCGTGGCGGTGGTGGCCGGCGCGCAGGTGAACGTGGGCCGCCTGCTGGCGGAGTTGCAGCAGGTCGAGGCGAGCGCGTGA
- a CDS encoding glycine C-acetyltransferase, translating to MTTSLSQRLQAELTGLKDSGLLIHPRVLDQANRARTSVDGQQVVNLASNNYLGFADHPALKEKAEAYLRQWGAGAGAVRTIAGTLRIHEDFEEQLAQFKHTGSALVLQSGFTTNQGVLGTLLKDGDLVVSDELNHASIIDGLRLAKATKKVFKHADMQDLERVLQENDTDGLKLVVTDGVFSMDGDIARLDEIVTIARKYGAVTYVDDAHGSGVLGEAGRGTVHHFGFDHADDVIQVGTLSKAWGVVGGYAAGHHDLRQLLINRARPYLFSTAQPPAVVGALSAALQLVQSDPSFMERLWDNTRFFKAELQTLGFDIMGSQTPITPVLFGETETAFEASRQLFREGIFAVGLGFPTVPRGQARIRNIVTAEHTREDLEKALAAYGKVGKALGTI from the coding sequence ATGACCACTTCTCTGTCCCAGCGGCTTCAGGCGGAACTGACCGGCCTGAAAGATTCCGGGCTGCTTATTCACCCGCGCGTGCTCGATCAGGCCAACCGCGCCCGCACCAGCGTGGACGGCCAGCAGGTCGTGAACCTCGCCAGCAACAATTATCTGGGGTTCGCCGACCACCCCGCCCTGAAGGAGAAAGCCGAAGCGTACCTGCGCCAGTGGGGCGCGGGGGCCGGGGCGGTGCGTACCATCGCCGGCACCCTGCGCATCCACGAGGACTTCGAGGAGCAACTGGCCCAGTTCAAGCACACCGGCAGCGCCCTGGTGCTGCAAAGCGGCTTCACCACCAACCAGGGCGTACTGGGCACCCTGCTGAAAGACGGCGATCTGGTCGTCAGCGACGAACTGAACCACGCCAGCATCATTGACGGGTTGCGCCTGGCGAAAGCCACCAAGAAGGTGTTCAAGCACGCCGACATGCAGGATCTGGAGCGCGTGCTGCAGGAAAACGACACCGACGGCCTGAAACTGGTCGTCACGGACGGCGTGTTCAGCATGGACGGCGACATCGCCAGACTGGACGAGATCGTCACCATTGCTCGCAAGTACGGTGCAGTGACCTACGTGGACGACGCGCACGGGTCTGGCGTACTGGGCGAGGCCGGGCGCGGCACCGTGCACCACTTCGGTTTCGACCACGCCGACGACGTGATTCAGGTCGGCACGCTCAGCAAAGCCTGGGGAGTGGTCGGCGGGTACGCGGCGGGCCACCACGATCTGCGGCAACTCCTGATCAACCGCGCCCGCCCTTACCTGTTTTCCACCGCGCAGCCGCCCGCCGTGGTCGGTGCCCTGTCTGCCGCGCTGCAACTGGTGCAGAGCGACCCCAGTTTCATGGAGCGGCTGTGGGACAACACCCGCTTTTTCAAGGCCGAACTGCAAACCCTGGGCTTCGACATCATGGGCAGCCAGACGCCCATTACGCCCGTGCTGTTCGGAGAAACCGAAACCGCCTTCGAGGCCAGCCGGCAACTGTTCCGCGAAGGCATTTTCGCCGTGGGCCTGGGCTTCCCCACCGTGCCCCGGGGCCAGGCCCGCATCCGCAACATCGTCACCGCCGAACACACCAGAGAAGACCTGGAAAAGGCGCTGGCAGCCTATGGGAAAGTCGGGAAGGCGCTGGGCACTATTTAG